In Pleurocapsa sp. PCC 7319, the following are encoded in one genomic region:
- the psbA gene encoding photosystem II q(b) protein, with translation MTTTLQQRETRGAWENFCQWVTSTNNRIYVGWFGVLMIPTLLAATVCFLIAFVAAPPVDIDGIREPVAGSLLYGNNIISGAVVPSSNAIGLHFYPIWEAASLDEWLYNGGPYQLVIFHFLIGVFSYLGRQWELSYRLGMRPWICVAYSAPVSAATAVFLIYPLGQGSFSDGMPLGISGTFNFMLVFQAEHNILMHPFHMLGVAGVFGGSLFSAMHGSLVTSSLVRETTETESQNYGYKFGQEEETYNIVAAHGYFGRLIFQYASFNNSRSLHFFLGAWPVIGIWFTAMGISTMAFNLNGFNFNQSIMDSQGRVVNTWADILNRANLGFEVMHERNAHNFPLDLASGEQAPVALTAPAING, from the coding sequence ATGACAACTACTTTACAGCAACGCGAAACTCGCGGCGCTTGGGAGAATTTCTGTCAGTGGGTAACAAGCACTAACAACCGCATCTATGTTGGTTGGTTTGGTGTCTTGATGATTCCTACACTCCTAGCTGCCACAGTCTGTTTTCTAATCGCCTTTGTCGCAGCACCTCCTGTAGACATCGACGGAATCCGTGAACCCGTAGCTGGTTCATTACTTTACGGTAACAACATCATCTCCGGTGCAGTTGTTCCTTCTTCTAACGCGATCGGTCTTCACTTCTACCCCATCTGGGAAGCAGCTTCCTTAGATGAGTGGTTATACAACGGTGGTCCTTACCAACTAGTAATCTTCCACTTCTTGATCGGTGTTTTCTCTTACCTCGGTCGTCAGTGGGAATTATCTTACCGTTTAGGAATGCGTCCTTGGATCTGTGTTGCATATAGTGCACCTGTATCCGCAGCCACAGCAGTATTCCTAATCTATCCTCTAGGACAAGGTTCCTTCTCTGATGGAATGCCTTTGGGAATCAGTGGAACATTCAACTTCATGTTGGTCTTCCAAGCAGAACACAACATCTTAATGCACCCCTTCCATATGTTAGGTGTAGCTGGTGTCTTCGGTGGTTCTCTGTTCTCCGCAATGCACGGTTCTTTGGTAACTTCTTCCTTAGTACGTGAAACAACTGAAACTGAATCACAAAACTACGGTTACAAGTTCGGACAAGAAGAAGAGACTTACAACATCGTGGCAGCACACGGCTACTTCGGTCGTCTTATCTTCCAATATGCTTCTTTCAACAACTCTCGTTCCTTGCACTTCTTCTTAGGTGCATGGCCCGTAATCGGAATTTGGTTTACTGCAATGGGTATTAGCACCATGGCATTTAACCTCAACGGATTCAACTTCAACCAATCGATCATGGATTCTCAGGGACGTGTAGTTAACACATGGGCAGACATCTTAAACCGCGCTAACCTCGGTTTCGAAGTAATGCACGAACGTAACGCTCACAACTTCCCCTTAGACTTAGCAAGTGGCGAGCAAGCTCCTGTAGCTTTAACCGCTCCTGCAATCAATGGGTAG